GGGCACATAAAGGTGCAAATCGCGGCCGTTTTTGCCGTGCCGCAATGCCCCCATCCCGAAACCGCCCTTGTCAGCTCGAAAGAACTTTCGCGTGGCGAATTGGGCCAAGGAGTTCACGCCCAGTCGGGCTTCCAAAATGATGCTGCCACCGCGACCGCCATCTCCACCGTCGGGGCCGCCTTTGGGCACATACTTTTCCCGCCGAAAGCTCATGCAGCCATCGCCACCCTTGCCAGCCTGGAACTCAACTTCAACGCGATCGAAAAACATTTCTGTAGCTTCTAGCAACGAGCTGCTAGCGAAAAGCCAGCAGCCACATAATGAAAAACGGACGGGGTGATTGTATCACCTCGTCCGATGAATTCGCGGGGGAAAAGCTAGTCGCTAACCGCTAGTAGCTTTTTGCTGTCGCCAAAGGCGACCTACAGCATCTTCCCGAGTTTGCTGCACAAGTCAGCGGTACGGCAGGAGTAGCCCCATTCGTTGTCGTACCACGACACGACTTTGACCATCTTGCCTTTGTCGCCCAAGACCTGAGTGAAGTCGGCGGCGAAGATGCTGCTGTGAGGATCGTGAACGATGTCGCTGCTGACGATTGGGTCGACAGCGTAGAACAAGATGCCTTTCAGAGGACCTTCCGCGGCGGTTTGGATCGCCAGGTTAACGTCTTCTTTGGTGACTTCTTTGCTCAAGTTGGCGGTCAAGTCGACCACGCTACCGGTTGGCACGGGAACTCGCATCGCGATGCCGGTCAACTTGCCTTGCAATTCAGGAATCACCAAACCAACGGCCTTCGCAGCACCGGTGCTGGTTGGAATGATGTTCTGAGCCGCACCACGACTGCGATAAAGGTCAGCGTGAGGTTGGTCTTGGACCTTTTGGTCGTTCGTGTAAGCGTGAACGGTGGTCATCAAACCCGATTCGATGCCGAACGAGTCGTTCAGAACTTTCGCGACGGGAGCCAAGCAGTTGGTCGTGCAAGAAGCGTTGCTGACGCAGTTCAAGTCGGCCGACAATTTGTCGTCGTTGACACCCAAAACACAGGTCAGGTCAGCACCGTCTTTTGCAGGTGCGGACAAGACAACTTTCTTGGCACCAGCTGCCAGGTGGCTGTCGTAACCTGGCTTTTCGCCATTGGCACGTGCGGTGAAGAAGCCGGTCGATTCGATGGCGATGTCGACGTTGTGCTCTTTCCAAGGCAAGTTGCGTGGGTCACGCTCAGCCAAGGCGGCGATTTTCTTGCCGTTGACGGTCAACGAGGTGTCGTCATATTCGACGGTCCCGTCGAAACGACCGTGGATACTGTCGTACTTCAACAACATTGCCAACGTGCGGTTGTCGGTCAAATCGTTGATGGCGACCACTTCGAACTCGTCGCTTCGCTCCATCAGGTTGCGAAAAGTCAAACGTCCGATTCGGCCGAAGCCGTTGATTGCTACTTTAATAGCCACTGGTTTCGTATTCCTGTCTGGTGGAACAAAGATGGAGAGAAGCGGCGGGCAATACTGTCGCCCAGTCCGCTGCGGGGCGCGGATTATAGGATCGAAAATCCATTTTGAAACAGCCCCCGAGACACACCTCCGACCGCAAAACCGACACGATGTCCAATTCTCGGCCCCACTCATCCGATTCAACGGCCGAATCGGCATCGCTCAATCGAGGCGAATCATCGGCACGAATTGAACAAACCCAATGGCGGCGCCCCGCTGGGGTTTCAGCCGGAATTTGGCGATACGTCCACCAAGGGTCCATCGCCCACCACTACGACGACTTTGTGGCCAACACACCACTTTGCGAGTTGGACCAGAAGATCCTTCGCGAGGTGTTCGAATCCATCGACTCAACATCGACCGGTGACAGCCAGTCTTTCTCGGGCGGGGACGAGTCCAGCGAAAAAGTTTTTTCAACGAACGACGATTGGATCCTCGATTTGGGCTGCGGCACAGGCCGCGCGGCATCGGAATTGGCATCCATGGGTCGAAACGTGCTGGCGATCGATCTCTCCCAAGCGATGCTGGGTTACGTTCGCGAGCGTGCGGCAGTGGCAGCCGAGCAAAACACCTCAACTACCGCCGGCAAAATAGTGCCGCTGCGAGCCAACTTGGTTGAACTCGATTGCTTGGCTGACAACAGCGCCGCGGGAGCGGTGTGTTTGTTCAGCACGCTCGGCATGATTCAAGGAAGAGAGAATCGCCGAGCGGTTCTTCGTCACGCGTCTCGGATTGTCCGACCGGGAGGCAAACTGCTGCTACACGTGCACAACCGCTACGCGTCCTTGGCCCAAGCCGGCGGCAAGATGTTGTTGCTCAAGAGTTGGCTGAGATCACTCGTCAGCCGCGACCACGAATTCGGCGACGCCACCTACCCCTACCGAGGCCTCCCCGACATGTTCCTGCACCGCTATTCGCGAAGGGAGCTCAGGAGCGATCTGGAAAACACAGGATGGACTATCAAGGAATTCCGATTACTGAGCCTCGATGGATCGACATCCATACAAATTCCGAATCGCCTCCGATTTGTGGGTGGCTTTCTGTTGAGTTCGATAAATGAGGAAGTTAGCCAATCATTGATTAGGTGATTCAATTCTTGGGTGCGAAAAAACGACGACGCGCTCGACGCGTTCCCAACACCCCAGCGCCGAACGCGCAAAATGCCAAGGATGTCGGCTCGGGCACGGCGACGACCTGAACATTGTCGAACTGAAAGGCGTTTCCGGCAGTACGAACCCAACTTACTGACGTGACCGCATCAAAATCAGGATTAAACGCGAAAGTCTCAAGCTCATTTGAACTCGGAACTGATCCTACCGCGGCAATTGTAACTGTTTGGTTGGCTACCTCGGTAAGTCCATTGAAGCCTCTGAATTGAACAGAAAAGCCGCCGAGTTGATTTACATTTAATCTTGCTAAATCGATCGAATTAAACGCAAACTCAAACCCACTGGAATTGGCAATCGTTACAGTCGCGCTAGGGATGTTCGCGTAGAACGCGGTACTTCCGGTATAGCTGTCGTCTCCTAGCAAGAGGCTGCGGAACGCATCAGTGCTTACGTCCAATTCAAAACCGTCCTCGAAATAAGGTGGAGACTCAATGGGTGCCGGAGCTGAACTCGAATCTACTGAGTCAAAATCAATCACTACCGCGGCGTTCGAGCTCGTCGCGAGAAGTAACTGGACGCCTAGCCCCAGAAGGACAATAAGTCGGCACATTGCGTTTCCAAGTAATCAGAGGTTCTCTTTATTCGCCAGATGAAGTACCTAACCACCCGCGACCTCGATGGATGTTACTCCGAACTTGGGGGGGGATGTTGTCGTTAGAGACCAAAATGACCTTTATTTCTAATTTTTACAGGAGCCGCGTTTTAGTCGCTGGTTCGGTTCACTCCTCCCGGAACCGATACCCCACTCCTCGCACTGTTTCCACCAGATCAGCGTGTTCGCTCATCTTTTTGCGGAGGGCTCGGACGTGGACGTCGATCGTTCGCTCCAGGACCATGGTGTCTTCGCCGAGGGCCGCGTCGACTAGTTCGCTGCGGTCGAAGGCTCGTCCTGGCTGACGAATCAACGTGTCTAGCAAGCGAAATTCGCTCTTGGTCAGTTTGACCGCTTCGCCTTCGATAGTGGCCACAAACCGGCGGCGATCCACGGTCACGCCGCAACGAGAAATCGCGTCCGCGTCATCCAAGCTCGGTTCGCGACGTCGCAGTAACGCTTTGATTCGCTGCAGCAACACCTTGTAGCTCTCGACCGGCTTGACCACATAGTCATCCGCTCCGACCGCGAAACCGACGACTTGGTCGGACTCTTCGCCCAAAGCACTCAGCATCAAAATCAGCGTGTCTTTTGTCGTCGCGTCAGATCGCAACTGCTTGCAGACTTCCACGCCGCTCAGGATTGGCAGGTCCACATCCAGGACCACCACGTCCGGCAGGTACAGTTTGGCCTGGTTCAACGCTTCGCGGCCATCGGCAGCTCGGTACACCTCGTAACCAGCTCGTTTCAGCTGGTATTCCAACGTTTCGACCAACGGCCGGTAATCTTCAACGATGAGAACTTTGGTTTTTGACATTCGTCCGCATGCTGCGTGGGGAGAGGAGATTCATATCTTCCGGACGGTGTGTAGTTTCGTTGAAGATGTGAAATTTCGCACCACCCACAAACCGCCGATTCGTTGAAGGTTTGATGAAGTTCTGGTCCGCAATCGACCATTGAAAGCGATCGAAATCCATCGATTCAGGACTCGCGAATCCGCTTTCTTGCCAGCCCATGGCAGCTTCCCATCACTTCGAATTCTATCCGACACAGAGCCCGGCGGCTCATCCGAGCTGAAAAAATCGCCTCGCGTTCGCGGTGGTCGCTTCTGCCAATTGTCGCGTCGGCACGTTGCGAACGTCGGCCAAACACTTCAGCACATGCTCCACACGAGCCGGCTCGTTGGGTCGTTTTCCCCTCAGTGGTTCAGGCGACAAATACGGCGAATCGGTTTCGATCAGCAACCGGTCCTCGGGAACGCGTTTGGCTACCTCCCGCAGATCATCGCTTTTCTTGAAAGTGACCATCCCCGCGAAGCTGATCATCAACCCCATTTCTAAACACCGCTCAGCCAGTTCCCAGTCTCCCGTGAACGAATGCATCACCGCCGCGGGCAGATGTTCCTGTCGAGCCAACTGGTCGACGATCAATTCACCACTTTCACGCATGTGGATCACCATCGGCAACTTGCTTCGCACCGCCAAATCAATGTGCTGATCAAACGCGGTTTGTTGCTGATCGATCGGCGTGTCATCCCAATAACAATCCAGTCCCGTTTCGCCGATTCCTCGAACACCGGGTGAATTCACCAATTTTTCGATCTCAGCAAAGTCCTCCGGTGATGATTCCGCCACCGTGTTCGGCTGGATCCCAATAACGGCATGCAGATAGTCGGGATACTCCGACGCTAGCTCGACGGCTCGGCGACTGGTCGCCAAATCGATCCCGATGACGCCGATGCCAACCACGCCCGCGTCTCTCGAACGTGCCACCACCTCCGCCACGTTGTCTTGGAAGTCTTTCGAATTGAGGTGAGCATGAGTGTCAAACAAAGGAAGCATGAACGTGCCAGATCAAATGAGAACAAGAGTGCGTCACCATTTTGTCCGCTTTGGTGTCTCTGGCCAGCACCCAACCATTCGTCGCGAGCAACGTGCGAGAGAAACTGCAACGATTGCGAAAACAAAATCGCTTCCAACCATCACGCCACCCAACTCCCAACAAACTGCCGTGAAAGCGAACATGCAAACTCAGAATTCGCGTTGTCAGCTGATACATTGGGGGCACGCTGACCACTAGCCAATTGAACTGAATCGAATTTGCAATCGATGATCGCGTCAGTCGTCTCCTGCCCACCGTTCCCGATCCGCATCGACAGGTCCCCGCCCAAGATGGATGCCAATCTGCTCTGCTTCCCAAGCACTCGACATGGATTTCATTGGACGCCTGCTTTCCAACGCTTGGAGGTTGTCCGGTGCGTGACTTGGCTCGCGTTTTCGATTCTAGCCACCGGAGCCCAAGCACAATCGGACCCATTGGGCGAAGACGAGGAATCGGCGGCGCGGCGACCGAACATCGTTTGGATCATGTCGGAAGACAACTCCAAGCACTATCTCAAGCACTTCGACGATTCGGGCGTCGAAGCTCCCGCGATTGAGGCGATGGCCAAACATGGCGTGACGTTCGACCGAGCGTTCAGCAACGCTCCCGTTTGCTCCACCGCCCGCACAACCTTGATCACCGGTTGCTACGGACCTCGCATCGGAAC
This DNA window, taken from Rhodopirellula halodulae, encodes the following:
- the gap gene encoding type I glyceraldehyde-3-phosphate dehydrogenase; the protein is MAIKVAINGFGRIGRLTFRNLMERSDEFEVVAINDLTDNRTLAMLLKYDSIHGRFDGTVEYDDTSLTVNGKKIAALAERDPRNLPWKEHNVDIAIESTGFFTARANGEKPGYDSHLAAGAKKVVLSAPAKDGADLTCVLGVNDDKLSADLNCVSNASCTTNCLAPVAKVLNDSFGIESGLMTTVHAYTNDQKVQDQPHADLYRSRGAAQNIIPTSTGAAKAVGLVIPELQGKLTGIAMRVPVPTGSVVDLTANLSKEVTKEDVNLAIQTAAEGPLKGILFYAVDPIVSSDIVHDPHSSIFAADFTQVLGDKGKMVKVVSWYDNEWGYSCRTADLCSKLGKML
- a CDS encoding class I SAM-dependent methyltransferase yields the protein MSNSRPHSSDSTAESASLNRGESSARIEQTQWRRPAGVSAGIWRYVHQGSIAHHYDDFVANTPLCELDQKILREVFESIDSTSTGDSQSFSGGDESSEKVFSTNDDWILDLGCGTGRAASELASMGRNVLAIDLSQAMLGYVRERAAVAAEQNTSTTAGKIVPLRANLVELDCLADNSAAGAVCLFSTLGMIQGRENRRAVLRHASRIVRPGGKLLLHVHNRYASLAQAGGKMLLLKSWLRSLVSRDHEFGDATYPYRGLPDMFLHRYSRRELRSDLENTGWTIKEFRLLSLDGSTSIQIPNRLRFVGGFLLSSINEEVSQSLIR
- a CDS encoding PEP-CTERM sorting domain-containing protein translates to MIDFDSVDSSSAPAPIESPPYFEDGFELDVSTDAFRSLLLGDDSYTGSTAFYANIPSATVTIANSSGFEFAFNSIDLARLNVNQLGGFSVQFRGFNGLTEVANQTVTIAAVGSVPSSNELETFAFNPDFDAVTSVSWVRTAGNAFQFDNVQVVAVPEPTSLAFCAFGAGVLGTRRARRRFFAPKN
- a CDS encoding response regulator transcription factor translates to MSKTKVLIVEDYRPLVETLEYQLKRAGYEVYRAADGREALNQAKLYLPDVVVLDVDLPILSGVEVCKQLRSDATTKDTLILMLSALGEESDQVVGFAVGADDYVVKPVESYKVLLQRIKALLRRREPSLDDADAISRCGVTVDRRRFVATIEGEAVKLTKSEFRLLDTLIRQPGRAFDRSELVDAALGEDTMVLERTIDVHVRALRKKMSEHADLVETVRGVGYRFREE
- a CDS encoding TatD family hydrolase yields the protein MLPLFDTHAHLNSKDFQDNVAEVVARSRDAGVVGIGVIGIDLATSRRAVELASEYPDYLHAVIGIQPNTVAESSPEDFAEIEKLVNSPGVRGIGETGLDCYWDDTPIDQQQTAFDQHIDLAVRSKLPMVIHMRESGELIVDQLARQEHLPAAVMHSFTGDWELAERCLEMGLMISFAGMVTFKKSDDLREVAKRVPEDRLLIETDSPYLSPEPLRGKRPNEPARVEHVLKCLADVRNVPTRQLAEATTANARRFFQLG